In Silene latifolia isolate original U9 population chromosome X, ASM4854445v1, whole genome shotgun sequence, the following proteins share a genomic window:
- the LOC141623018 gene encoding glycine-rich domain-containing protein 1-like, with the protein MKMENKQAKAWAVAQNITMSIDLIQAAKTHLKFLDAVEHRNHFLFEDHALQRAVYRYNAFWLPLLAKHEENAVSDESLVVPLDCELIWHCHRLNPVRYKFDCEKLFGRLLTNHKVMSSIQATSNSTSVEIWNKLYPEEPYEFELERPFSGDTLQKNSQTEKFTSYDLIAAVKRQTGFTYQACRPHMSDELFLKEAEARYKGFLHLIRTNRTMGLQTFCVPTYDVDLMWHTHQLYPDSYCKDMKELVGGVLPHNDSDPDKSKGSRLDTGFTETTRQWEQTFGSSYWKAGAMSRGDIPTPITRVPYKLNEESKEFNKAENFGEQIHFPTVKAVEVLLEFVDIKNLPDERKENLLVAISKNQPDTLFKTKRWLGISSASKDKLFAYFECEPAGEFLLELMSYSPTFDELEPKRSLKLLGSCSLSLEDMLASGSQLWTNKWLSLDLVSGIENSKPVLLHVSMSFSPPMRAPQVFQLAKCQHLKHNLTETQVMDCSGKKVFSLQKRSIIKDATKGPSDLLTEVYCITNCGEKHMLVECHENYWSVKGAHGSFKLQESSGNEDSLYEIAGHNKIVKLFPGRRLQSGPKNSKNEKSEQDFTTMVEFSTDYPYGRAVGLINSKSRTIKAMDELIVLPSIALAFIISDNIGGDEQNGFDVVIGEEKVNAKGSFCCGMCADTPNEMVNAKGSVCCGECTASTDNIFKLAQTKQEGNGGNCIGQCSNCAPVMDMVKATDCACGPCKDALTEELGYGAQCIGQCTNCGDMNMVKAPDYMDMMKTTDCMDAVLKNYYGFGSNCNGGSSPCSADCETRMNNNDGYGVGCNLGIRDCDGNVAISSGYA; encoded by the exons ATGAAGATGGAAAATAAACAAGCGAAAGCCTGGGCTGTAGCACAAAACATTACAATGAGCATTGATCTTATTCAGGCTGCCAAAACTCATCTGAAATTCCTTGATGCTGTGGAACACCGTAATCATTTCCTGTTTGAAGATCATGCCTTACAAAGGGCTGTCTACAG GTACAATGCATTTTGGCTTCCTTTGCTCGCCAAACATGAGGAGAACGCTGTTTCTGACGAGTCGTTGGTTGTTCCTCTTGATTGTGAATTGATATGGCATTGCCATAGGCTAAATCCG GTCAGGTATAAATTCGATTGTGAGAAATTGTTTGGAAGACTACTTACTAACCACAAAGTCATGTCATCCATACAAGCGACATCCAACAGTACAAGTGTGGAAATATGGAACAAACTCTACCCTGAGGAACCTTATGAGTTTGAGTTAGAAAGGCCCTTTTCAGGAGATACTTTGCAGAAAAATTCACAAACTGAAAAATTTACCAGTTATGATCTGATTGCTGCTGTTAAAAGACAGACGGGTTTCACTTATCAG GCATGCAGACCACACATGTCTGATGAACTCTTTCTCAAAGAAGCAGAAGCTAGATATAAAGGATTTCTTCATCTTATTAGAACAAACAGAACGATGGGCCTTCAAACTTTTTGTGTTCCCACTTACGATGTAGATCTGATGTGGCACACCCATCAACTGTACCCAGATTCTTACTGCAAAGACATGAAGGAATTGGTGGGCGGTGTGCTTCCACACAATGACTCTGATCCTGATAAATCAAAAGGGAGCAGACTTGACACTGGATTCACCGAAACTACAAGGCAATGGGAACAAACTTTTGGGTCCAGTTATTGGAAAGCTGGTGCAATGAGTAGAGGAGATATCCCTACTCCGATAACGCGAGTTCCCTACAAGCTTAATGAAGAGTCCAAGGAATTCAACAAGGCTGAAAATTTTGGCGAGCAAATTCATTTTCCAACTGTGAAGGCTGTGGAG GTACTCTTAGAGTTTGTAGATATCAAGAACCTACCAGATGAGCGCAAAGAAAACCTCCTTGTTGCAATCAGTAAAAATCAACCCGATACACTTTTCAAAACCAAGAGATGGTTGGGTATATCATCAGCTTCTAAGGACAAACTATTTGCTTATTTTGAGTGTGAACCGGCAGGAGAGTTTCTCCTTGAACTCATGTCCTATTCTCCTACTTTCGATGAGCTGGAACCAAAAAGATCATTGAAGCTACTTGGTTCGTGCTctctttctttagaagatatgttGGCTTCCGGATCTCAACTTTGGACAAATAAATGGCTTTCACTTGATCTTGTCTCTGGCATTGAAAATTCTAAGCCAGTACTCCTTCACGTCTCTATGTCGTTTTCTCCTCCAATGCGTGCACCTCAAGTGTTTCAGTTGGCGAAATGTCAGCAtttaaaacataatttgactGAGACCCAAGTAATGGATTGTAGCGGGAAAAAGGTTTTTAGTCTTCAAAAGAG GAGTATTATCAAGGATGCTACCAAAGGCCCTTCTGATTTGTTGACAGAGGTGTACTGCATTACCAACTGTGGTGAAAAGCACATGTTGGTCGAATGTCATGAAAACTATTGGTCTGTGAAGGGAGCCCATGGATcgttcaagcttcaagaaagctCTGGGAATGAGGACAGTCTCTATGAGATTGCTGGTCACAATAAGATA GTGAAACTCTTTCCTGGGAGAAGACTGCAATCTGGACCCAAGAATTCAAAAAATGAAAAATCGGAACAAGATTTCACGACCATGGTCGAATTCTCCACAGACTATCCTTATGGGAGGGCTGTAGGACTAATCAACTCAAAGTCACGAACTATCAAG GCCATGGATGAACTTATAGTCCTACCTAGCATTGCCTTAGCATTCATAATATCCGATAATATTGGAGGAGATGAGCAAAATGGCTTCGACGTTGTTATTGGAGAAGAGAAGGTTAATGCTAAAGGATCTTTTTGTTGTGGTATGTGTGCTGATACGCCTAATGAAATGGTCAATGCTAAAGGATCCGTATGTTGTGGTGAATGTACTGCGAGTACGGATAACATTTTTAAGTTAGCTCAGACTAAGCAAGAAGGGAATGGAGGCAACTGCATAGGGCAATGTAGTAATTGTGCCCCCGTCATGGACATGGTGAAAGCCACTGATTGTGCATGTGGGCCATGTAAGGATGCTTTAACAGAGGAACTAGGGTATGGAGCCCAATGCATAGGCCAATGTACTAATTGTGGTGACATGAACATGGTGAAAGCTCCCGATTATATGGACATGATGAAAACTACTGATTGTATGGATGCGGTGCTGAAGAATTATTATGGGTTTGGTTCCAATTGTAATGGTGGTAGTTCACCATGTTCAGCTGATTGTGAAACCAGGATGAACAACAATGATGGATATGGTGTCGGATGTAATCTCGGAATTCGCGACTGTGACGGTAATGTTGCTATCAGTAGTGGGTATGCTTAA